The window TTGTTTGAGTGAATTTCAAGAACATGAGACTGTTCGAATTATTCCCATCTGTTCACATCTATTCCACATCGATTGTATCGACATTTGGCTGCAAAATAATCCCAATTGCCCACTTTGTCGCACCACCATTTCTAGCTCTCTTCTGTTTCATCCATTTCCTCTTCCGAGCTCCTCGCCCGAGGATCCAATCGCCGCCGCAACTGAAAGGGACTTCTTAGTGATTGAATTGGGTGGAATTAGAAACCACCCATCTGGCCAATTTTCACAAGAGCGGGCGAATTCAAGGGAATTGCCGGCGGTGAAATTGGAGCAGGGGAAAAAATGGCAGAAGCTTCAGAAGGTGACGAGTTTAGGGGATGAGTGGATTGACACTAGAGAGAAAGATGAGCAATTTTGTATTCAACCCATTAGACGGTCGGTTTCGATGGACTCGTCGGCGGAACGGCAGATGTATGTAGCGGTGCAGGCGGCGCTGCAGCAGAGCCGCCATGGGAATGAGGTTAGTCCGGGTGGCGATGGGTGTAATGGGAGAGGGAGAAGGtctctgttttcttttggaaatgGGAGAAGTTGTAGAAATGCTGTTCAAGTTCAACCTGTTCGTTTGGAAGAGAATTAAGAgttagaaaaattgatttttgttgtgATTGATTTACAGATAGAAAGTGTTAGCATTTTCTGAGAAATTCAATCAAAAGATTGATagctttgtattttttaattgatttttcttctaaaaccAGCCataattgtcaaaaatattaCACAAAAGAATGAAGGTAAAGATAGATTGAATTTTCGTTGGCGTAACAATGGTTTAAGTTATgaatgtgatatatatatatatataaaaaaaaaatatattagcaTGAACACAGTTCAACCTTATGACCTTATTTGCTTATAAGTATTCTTAAAAAGTTATAAGAAAAGTAggtcaatattttaaacttttgtagGTGTATggataacaattatttttgttgtgatTACAATATCTAAAAAGTAGAATTTGGTCTCTTTAATCAAGTTTGTTGGATGTGGATTATGCCTACTTTGCAAGTCCCTATGATTAGGAAAAACATGAATTGCTATCAACCTTTGGTATGTCTCTTATCCTGTTTTGCTACTTTGGGGAACAACATTTCCACCTCTCTTTCTACATTGTAATATGTAGTGGACAAATTTAATTGGTCCATATAGTCTTATCAATAGGTATTGTATAGGGCCAAAAAATGTCATTTGTTACAATAAAGGTTATATTGTCTATATTTGTCACTCAAAGTTTAAActattgttttactttttcttgtaagaaaattaaaccGAAGATAGTACTTTTAGTTGAACCATTGATAGATTCATATAACTTGAAAATGTAAATCAAGACAAATgccttaattaaaataaaatctttaatgatattttcacCGGTTTTCTTCTcctaacaataaattaaaattaagatcaATGCACTTCATAtgaaattacttttaaaataatttatattataattgagAAATTAGAAGCAAAATGTTTGCAGCAGaaatatataagtaaaagcttaaaaaataaacacttTTAAGAATTATGTACCAACCAATAAAATGGTTACAAAGTCTTAACCAAAGTGGTtccaataaaaatgaaattcctGAAACCACTTATTTGAAAAGTAGTCATGCAACTTAAAAAGCAGAAGTTGGTAATTCGTATTATTCTGTTGAATGATTACCTTAGAGCCGAGGAGGAATGGGCCACTTAATGCCCACTAAGGAACCATCCAAATCCCTTCGTTTTTCAATTCGGCCCAAACGATtcacttgtttgtttttattacatgaaaatttgttaatattttaatagttttttaattgaacttttacacacaataataataataataataataatgaaaacatatcaaaCTAGTACTTGCTACTTAAGTATCCAatctaaaatgaaatgaatttcaatataatatcgatctaatcattttttaaatttctctcacccaattataattaaacttctttaaatttttaaacgTGTTGATTGGACTTAGTCGGTGAATGTTCCGCGTGTTTGACAAAAGTGAAAACATAGAAAGAGTGATAGAGAAGATATTTGGAAAAAATCTACTTTAGGTCTTGGAttagatttttctaatatatcaaaatatgcTTAGCTTAACCATAATTGAGTGAAATGTTGAAACTTGAAAtctaatgattttatttaaaagaaaatactttaaccaatttaattttaattgtatgttttgaaatcaatcaaacaaatatcACCAACAAAGTTGAGATCAAAAAGTTCCTTTTGTCcttaaaattggaaaaaaaaatggtttaaatgttttgatgaaggccaaaattaatttagtagttgatatgatttttctacaagaaaatgaatga of the Cucumis sativus cultivar 9930 chromosome 3, Cucumber_9930_V3, whole genome shotgun sequence genome contains:
- the LOC101213725 gene encoding RING-H2 finger protein ATL16, whose product is MDFFTKIKTSQHIPPFPPPNPSHSSFPIIAIAIIGILVTAFLLLSYYVFVINCCLNWHRFDLIRRLSPSSTRPLPSPTAYSPALHTRGLDESVIRSIPLLHYNKSMPNHKTSSECAVCLSEFQEHETVRIIPICSHLFHIDCIDIWLQNNPNCPLCRTTISSSLLFHPFPLPSSSPEDPIAAATERDFLVIELGGIRNHPSGQFSQERANSRELPAVKLEQGKKWQKLQKVTSLGDEWIDTREKDEQFCIQPIRRSVSMDSSAERQMYVAVQAALQQSRHGNEVSPGGDGCNGRGRRSLFSFGNGRSCRNAVQVQPVRLEEN